Below is a genomic region from Patagioenas fasciata isolate bPatFas1 chromosome 5, bPatFas1.hap1, whole genome shotgun sequence.
ACTTTTGTGACAAAGAGATTCTGCtctagaaacaaaagcaaattctTAAGTGAAAAAGATAACAAAGATACTGCTGCTCTTGTAGCTCTCAGTAACAGCCAAAATAATCCAAagctagtgggaaagagcatagattttcaaaacaaacacacaataaCATATCCATACCTTTTCATACCAGTATCATAAACTATGAAGAATGAATTACAAATAAATTTTGggcttttgtatgtttgtttttcattcagcTTAGTTACGGCCAAAGGTAGTTATAATCTTACAGACAAGGGAGCCACCATAGCAGTTATAAGAAAATACAAACTAAAGTTGTACtgacagaaaatagaaaaagcagAGTGACCAGAATATGGAGAAATGTAGAAAAGAACTTTCAAGCAAATGAGGTTTCATGGTTTAGTCTACCAGAAAAGACAGGTTTTTCACATGAACACTGGACAAGGATTCAGATATGAAGAAGAGCGATGATCTCCTCACACCATCAAGGGAGCAGCTGAAGCATTATAGTGTCATTGATTTTTCTCCATATACTAAATTTCTTTGGGTTGATGTTTCTTTGCCTCAGGAAGAAGTTACTACATGGGATAAAGATGCCAAATGTACATAAATTGTGAGTCAAAAGAACGTCAGAATGCTATCTTTAGATGAAATTATTGTATGGATTTATTAAGTCAAATTTAAGGCCTTCCAGTCTGATTTCTACCTCTGTTTTCTACGTGTGCTCATGCCACAATTCACATCCTGCTCTGTCCAAGCAGGACCGCATCCCTGTTTCATTAGTTCAACGCTTCAGATACCAGCTTTTTGTTCAGAGCTCTGCACAAAGCGGTGAcaaatacttctctttttttgccAGAGGAGGATGCTATGGAGGTAAACAGATCCTTGATCTGGAAGAAAGCTGCCCAGAGAGATCTTGGCTTGCCAGTCGGTGTCAAAGCATGGCTAGGAGAGggaacagaaaaccaaacaaaccagcaaacacCAAAACCCGTCCCAACAGAAGGAACGACCACCACCAAAAGAACCAGACACATGATGTTCAGAAAGCACAGACTAGGGGACATCCCTGCTGGCAAGACAatgaaatacacacacacatcatTTGCAAACACACCATTCGCTTGCTACAACAAAGTTTCTTCCACATCTGAATACCAAAACTCTGCACGTTTACCTTGCATTCCATTTGGCACCAGCCTTTTGCTCCTAAAGCCAGTGTGGCCCCACGTGTGCAGCACAGACCACACAAGAGCAGCTGTTACGTGGGGCAAACAGGAATTCAGTCTCCATTGCACCAAGTTTATGAAGCATAACAATTTCTGGTAGAATTCTCATTCTGCTGAAGCAAGGCTGATGGACCCATTTCTGCAGCTGCTTCTACTGCAGAAGAGTAGGAGGACGGGACCCACTTGATTTCTCACTTACTGACACTGGTGATTTTTTCTACCACAGGACAGGCATTAGATATCACCCCACTTAGACAATAATGATATACATATCTCACCTACTTGTTGCTATTAGTGATACCGCATTGAACAATTAATCAGCCAATACTGCATACTTGTCTAttgaaaataaggaacaaaactgaaaaaaaaaaaccaaacagatcttGTTTCAGCTTTTTTGGGCATTACATTAAACAACTACTGCAAAACATCAATAACTACAACAAATTTCAAGACACAAGCCAGAAATAATTCTTAACTATGGTGGACAACCATACCTATGATGCACACGGGGACAAACTAAGCTCAGAAAAATGTTAACGACTGGATGAGAGACATTAACTTCCAGACCATAGAAATGACTATGCAAAGTaagcaagaaagaaataaaatgagtTTCAATGAAGGACAACATATTTTACAGGACATTGACATTATAACGAGGTTCCATCTTCCTCTTACAAATGACATATTGAGAGTAACAGACATTTCCAGTGGCTCAGAAAACAAATTTAATTGACGCTTAGAATGAAGGAAAGCATACaagtttttttagaaaaagaaactttATTACAAATCTGTAGGTTTAAGAAAATATCCAAGAACTGTCAAAGTAGTATGAAAAATGCTGTCATCCTATTCACAGttaccagttttctccaataaaCATAGCATACAAAAATCAACAGAAACCATGGCAATTCTTTTTGGTGACACAAGCCAGATATTGTAATTTTAAACCCCTTGCTGACAAGTAGGATGCTGCTGGCTGCCCAAGGGAACGATTTAATTGCACTATTTTTGAAAACTGGAAGTTTGCATGAAAAGGCtatgtacatatacacatactGTATTTTACCACATGTACAGGTAACTCAGGCAAACAAAACACAGCCCAGCACAATACTTAGACCTACAAAAACCTATAGAACCAGGGAATGTCTGTATATGGTATTAGGTTATTCTCTGTGCTCTGGTTACCATTTTCTTTTACATCCCAAACCTAACAAACACCAATTGTTTTCCACTCTTATTTATAGAACAGTGAACCTGACTTCTTGTTATACTGTCTTTTCAGACACAGAAAACATCAGCTGCACTGCATGCAGGCAAGTGACCTAAAAATGCAATGTggttaaaacataattaaaagtgGGATTTTTAGAAGACTGTAGACTGAATTTACTGCAAGTGACCTAACACCTTAAACTCCCCTGAAAAACAGCGGCTAACATGGTATTTCTGATGTCGTTCACAGATTATTCATAAGACACATGAATGAGGAAAGAACTGTCTGATACATGTTACATTCCTGAAGTGTAAGTATAGACTGCTTTAAAAAAGCAGATCGTTTGCAAGTATGCCACAGATTAAATCCAAACCTGCCCACAACTCCAACTTTGAGTAACTGGCTGCAACGGTTGGAAGCTGCAGGACAGACCATTGGTAGCCACATTCTCAAATCCTTTAAACTGCAGAGGACCTAAATGCCACAACTCAGAGCTACAGTGCAGAAGAGGCTTCAATCTAAGAAATGTGAAAATCTTAAAGGAGCAGGATGAAAGAATTCTGTCACAATACCTGCTTAACGAACTGATATAatctaaaagaggaaaaaaatcccaaactactCTTTTTATCAGGTCCTTGAAGGTCCTTGGGCAGAGGACATCTGGGATTTCCTATCAGTCAAGCCTCCTTTGCCAACAGCAACATGGAAGAAGCCACCACAATGTTAAAAAACTACTCAGTGCATTTCATTCATTTTGCTGTTTCAACTCATGTCGAAAAGCACAGAGTCAAGAGTTATTCAAAGAACACTATGCTACAGAAGAGCAATTAGAAATGGACAGTCTCTTAACACTAGAGCAAACAGGATGGAAGATGTAGAACTGAATTTACAGTAATTTCCTTCCCTATGCAGACCAGATTAGCCCTAGGTTAAGCAGGGCTACCTGGAACATTTCTTAAAAGTCACTTGTTGGTAAGAAGGTTGCCTCATTCTCCCGCCTTTACTGAAAACTTGATTTCTGAAACACTGtaataaaacagtaaaaaaatcttcattccaaagaaggaaaatatttcatgtaCATTCTTAGGTGTGAACCTTCAGGCTTGGGAAACGTTTTTCTAGATTGTCAGCAAGTGTTTGATCAGCCTCACGCAGAACTTCAAGGAAACTTTCCACCTGGAAATAAATCgcaaacacacaaaaattttaaaaaattgcatgGAACAAAGAATTCTTATACTTGGTATAGGAGGTCTTTCTACTCTTGTACCTTCCCACCAACCATAGCCAGGACCAGCCATACTCCAGAATGATGGAAAACGCTCCACAGTAGATGCCTCCCTCCTAAATCCCACCATTTCAGCTGGTCTAAATTTTGAAACATTATCATCTTCCCCAAACTCTTATTTTATTGTTTAAAAGTACATAAATAAAAGCTCCCTATGAAAAATAGTTAGaataatttttctattaaaaagtaCAAGACAAATTTTCAGCTAGCATAAATTTGCAGATATCCATACATTTCAGCACAGTTTGACCCTTATATCCACTGATGACCTAGGGCAGGGGGGAGTAGCTacttttatacagtcctaaaattacatttagccctttgaaggcaattgtgaggctgatgtggcccccggtgaaaatgaggttgacacccctgatctaggcAAAGTTCTGGCTGAAGTAAGACAGAAGAGACAGAGGGTAACACTGCCTAGAAGGGCATATTACCTGTGTCTGAGCAACTCTGTCCTGCCTCTACATCTGATTCTGAAAGGTCTTGCCACCCGACTAGTATTTTTTCAGCTACGTTAAAGACCTTGTCATGTACTCACCGATGTGAAATACAGAGGTAAGAGGTTCTGAAATGCACAGGAGCATGTCTGTTCATTTAAATGTCCCTGGTGTAGTCCTTCTAACGTATTTTCCTgggaaataaaatgagaaatacaACTAGCATGTCATGAACACCCGTCGAAAGAACAAACTCAAAATTGTGCAGTGTCTGCAAGTATGCACTTAATTCCCAAAAATGGTAAAACAACATTCTCAGAGAATGCGCAAAGTAGCTAACACAACAAGGTGTGAAAGCTCACGCATCACAAGTCTCTTAATTTGAATGCTCCCATAATAAAGAAATCCAGCTGAGAAGGTGATCTTATATATTGAtactctttccttttcttaaataaatttgCTTTAATTCAAAAGAAATGGCAACATACACCTAGAGTATTATACCAAATCTTGGCCTGAAGGCATCCAGTTCAGAAAACCTGTGTCCCTGCCATCTAACACACGTTGCTGCTCACCTTCTGATTGATTCTCTCATGAATTTCCTGTACGCAATTTCAGTTGCACAGAAAAATGCCCACATTAATAGTAACAGCTTTTTTCCTTACGTACCCTGCAGAAATCCCTTTcggaattttgtttttcttaccttGGTCAGTTCTTGAAGCATATTGGAAAGTAATTCACAGCAAATATCCTTcaaaatttttaaatggaaatcttCCTCGTTCAGATCAGCCTTTCCAGTCTCTTGTTCTTCAGACTCCTTTGATTTATCAACAGATCTCTTCCCACAGCCCTCCATGTATTGTAAGATACGAATCAAGCTCCCAATCAGAGGCATATCTAATATAAAGTAACAAGAAACTGGAAATTTAACATGGAAAATTTTTCCGCACCCTTTCAAGGCACTAAAATTTTGAAACACACCGCAAGATTTTATACAAAGCCCACAGGAATGTGTATTCTGGCAGTGTTGTGTTTTATCAAAGGCTGTTTTAAAAAGGCAAGTGGAAACGTAGTAGAAAACTCAAACCACTTTTTCCGCAAGCTAACCTGTATCTGTAAAAGGTATATGCCAGTGGTAAGGAATATGAGAAGCAAAATATCTCTAGTAGTAATTCAGAGAGGCTAGTACATTAAATTTGCATCCAGATAATCCTAGCTGATAAATCACACTGACAGATGCTGCAGATGACCCTGCCTCACATTCTCTTTTAATTCTAAAGACTTGTCCATGGATTGAAAGGAAACAAGTGATAAAGATGGATTTAACTAAGTGCAGAATCTCCCACTATTAAAAAGTATTACTATCAAGACCTCACGTTTTAGCAAAGATGAATTCTGCAGTTTTCATTAATCTACCCACTGGAGAAGACTGAACAGAATTTGTAGATTCCATTACTGTAACTCTTCAGAGATATCCAGTAACTGAACTTTTAGATAGCTGATTTTCAGTCACCAATAAACAGCCTTAATGTATTCAAACATGTAACTGAATTGTGTTCTGAATCGATCTCTAGTAAACAGTGATAAATTAACCACCTTTCACCCCACACAGATAAAGTCAATTCTGACaataagttaaaaaaaccccaaacaaacaaaaacccagaaaaaagtACGACTTGCTTTTCCTCATCTTGGTGTACTCTTGTTCTGTCTGTGAAGCAAACATAGCAGACAGCACAGACAAAATAGAGGCCAATACAGTCTTCTGCTCCTGCACAATGATCGGTGGATCATCTGGCTGGCAAAGTTCATGGCAAGCAAGGTCATAAAGCAAAGTCCAAGTCTCTTTTCCTCCATCAGGAGCGTGcacttgagaaagaaagaaagagaacccACCAAACCATCAAATTTAATCTAGGTAAGTGAATTATTTTTCTCCCCATTAAATATCTGATGATCTGGAAGTTTCTGCGATTTTTGGTCCTACCATACGTAGCAATTCAAGTGTCTTACCGATAGCCTGAATACCCTCATCCACTGTGGTCAGGAGCTGCAAAATATGCATATAAACATCAAGTCCTTCCGGATTATCCGACCtacacagaacaaacaaaaacaaagatgaaTTAAAGATACTCTGTATGTTTTGGACACGCAGAAGACCGCTAGCAATCACTGCCATTCTCTTTGCTAATGAACTAGTTGATTCCTTTCAACTGCTAAGTACAGGGAAATACATTCTAGTGATCTGTCAACCTATGCAGCTCCCACCAAAATCAGGATGTTCAGACACAGGGCTTAAGGTTATGAGGAGTCTCCTCAGCcatgaaatggaaaagaaatctcACATACCGGACTTGTTTCGCCGCTTCAAGTATACAAGGCACAATTTTAAAATCTGGAAGTTCTTCAGGGGAATCATCAACAGACGGTCCCACAGACCGACACGTGCCATTTTTAATCCAGTTTAACATTAGCTCTTCATCTAGATCAAAGAGTTTGTCCACCACTTCACCCACTTTTACCAGCAATTCAACTGCACAAGAGAGAATGTATAAATTTCAACAAGAATAAtaacaaagaacaaaaattagCTCACAAAATGCTAATATATAAATTATTCAGGGTAAATTCAGTGCTGAAATGTAGTAGTTTTGTTCACGACCTACTAATGGTTGCtatgtttatttcctttttgtgGCACAGATCAGGTGAAGAGTTTGATAAATAGGGATTGCTGGAAAGCCCACAGTCACCTTCTACTTTATCATGCCATTTATAAAGCAGGAACGTTATTCTGCAAAGAGACTTGAGGTAACTTCTGCTTCTGAAGTGAAATTTTCCAAGACTTGTCCTTAAGTATGCAGTTTTCTGCTACTCTTACATCTGCCAATCTGCATTTTGCTTAAGCAGAGCTGTGATTTCAACTGCACGGAGCAGGATTTCTGaggattttcatttaaaaaacaaaacaaaacatacacacaaacaaaGAGCTAACATTCTCCAAATTAAATAGTTAAATTATTAGGAAACTTAGGCAAATAATAACTGCTGTTACAACTGAGCTGGACATGAAAAAACAATGCTATTCAAAATATGTCCATGATTAGGTGATCAGTTTTTTTGCTAAATTAGTGCTATCACAGAAGAAGGATTTGTGTGTCCCACTGACTGCACACCCAAAGCCTGTGCAGTGCTCTGCTGTCATTCAGAGTAACTGAATTATTGCTCCAGCTCACATTGCTCGAGTATGGtagttttgaaaactgaaaatatatatctgatttggaaaaaaaaaaacaaaaaaaaaaattacatgaggCCTTTTTCAAGGATCAAAAATGAAATGCATATCCCTGAATGAGGACTacatcctttcctttcctttactGTGCCAAATAACATTTTCATCTGTTAGACTTGTTTTTATTCCCCCACAGAGTTTTCTTATCACAACCAGTGCTTTTctagttttatatatatttttaaacttgcAAAGGCAGgacaattttttgtgtgtgtgctttaaaTTAAtgaggtttattttattttaaagaaatgctgTACTCccagctgaaaatatttgtctttgaaaCGGCACACTTCAGTTGTTATCTTTTTCTGCAAACACCCACTAATTCCCAGCTTGTTTCGGCAACTCACCATTTGTAGAGCTGGACATGATAAAGCAAACACAGTCATACACAGATGGGTTTTCTCGGATTCTCTCAACCCAGACATTGGCCACCTCAGGCTGGGAAAGGCAAGTTAACAACAACCTAGACAAGAATTGCACATTGAACAAATCAGAAGAAAATTCATTGATTTTAGCTGTACAAATATAAATCCAAAATAATGAGAATTAAGTGCCAGAAAGAGGAATCTACTTCTCAGTAAATCGATTCCAGAACAATGCAGAAAAGACAAAACGATGATAGAATAATAAAATAGCGAGCCCACTTGTCAATTTTCTTCCCAGGTCTCAGAACACAGCAGAACCACACTAACAATGCATTAATTTCTGAGATGTCCTACCTGCTTGTTTCCAGAAGA
It encodes:
- the SAAL1 gene encoding protein SAAL1; translation: MDRNPSPPSSEAEEEGDAVGNTVYSKHWLFSILTRLIEVISPEKTEPAADPEGVQTELDEEMENDICKVWDMSMDEDVALFLQEFNAPDIFMGVFAKSKCPRLTEICVGILGNMACFQDICMSISKDESLGQVLLQRLCDSDSPTLLETSRLLLTCLSQPEVANVWVERIRENPSVYDCVCFIMSSSTNVELLVKVGEVVDKLFDLDEELMLNWIKNGTCRSVGPSVDDSPEELPDFKIVPCILEAAKQVRSDNPEGLDVYMHILQLLTTVDEGIQAIVHAPDGGKETWTLLYDLACHELCQPDDPPIIVQEQKTVLASILSVLSAMFASQTEQEYTKMRKNMPLIGSLIRILQYMEGCGKRSVDKSKESEEQETGKADLNEEDFHLKILKDICCELLSNMLQELTKENTLEGLHQGHLNEQTCSCAFQNLLPLYFTSVESFLEVLREADQTLADNLEKRFPSLKVHT